The following proteins are co-located in the Pseudomonas antarctica genome:
- a CDS encoding PqiC family protein — translation MTRPLKITLVTALVLLAACRSEPIAFHTLTPAHWNNATQAQASDIRIESISVPPQVDRPQIVIRQGDSGVAILETQWWAASLADELKSALVDQLANSHSRQAVSLRLEVQRFDSVPGQYALLDVRWRLRPTSGGDRPPLNCRTTLQTPAGPSIDDLVAAHQNNVKRFAALVSQAVDTSLKECPTVR, via the coding sequence ATGACCCGTCCCTTGAAAATCACTCTGGTTACCGCGCTGGTGCTACTCGCGGCGTGTCGCAGTGAGCCGATTGCATTCCACACCCTGACGCCGGCGCACTGGAATAACGCCACTCAAGCGCAGGCGAGCGATATCCGCATTGAAAGCATCAGCGTGCCGCCACAGGTTGACCGGCCGCAGATCGTGATTCGTCAGGGTGACAGTGGCGTGGCGATTCTGGAAACCCAGTGGTGGGCCGCCAGCCTGGCCGATGAGCTGAAAAGTGCGCTGGTGGATCAACTGGCGAACAGTCATTCCCGGCAAGCCGTGTCGTTGCGCCTTGAGGTTCAACGTTTTGACTCGGTGCCCGGGCAGTACGCGTTGCTCGACGTGCGCTGGCGCCTGAGGCCAACCAGCGGCGGTGACCGCCCGCCGTTGAACTGCCGCACCACCTTGCAAACGCCCGCAGGCCCGAGCATCGACGACCTCGTGGCGGCGCACCAAAACAACGTCAAGCGCTTCGCCGCCCTGGTCAGCCAAGCGGTCGACACGTCACTGAAAGAGTGCCCGACCGTGCGGTAG
- a CDS encoding intermembrane transport protein PqiB → MSSPNTDTPAGSPAIKTRRFSVSLVWIVPIVAVLVGISLVVHSVLQQGPTIVLNFKTGSGLVANKTDVKYRNVVIGQVSDVALSDDQKSVNATIKLAKQAESFTREDSKFWVVRPRIGAGGVSGIDTLLSGDYIGADIGQSDTRAKQFKGLENPPPITYGEPGKRFTLHTQGLGSLDIGSPVYYRKIPVGQVVAYELDDDGKGVNIEVFVHAPNDVYVTENTRFWNASGIDLSVGANGFALKTESLSSMLAGGIAFQAPPYSPNDKPAAEDHAYELFDDQQSALAPPNGKGQYMALRFDQALRGLKVGAPVEFLGVEFGKVVSINLDYDAKKRSFPINVGIVIYPQLLGEANTKLLKATNHDPNDEAGGVRLIGTFIENGLRAQARSGNLLTGQLYIALDFFPKAEKVAFDPNLRPINIPTIPGNLEQLQEKLEGIVNKLNQLPVERIAGNLDSSLVELRKGLAQFNAKTLPGVQATLGDVSKTLQSANSTLADDSPQREQLTQTLDELARMSRSLRELSDYLGRHPESLIRGRPDNAAPLDLQGPPRK, encoded by the coding sequence ATGAGCTCACCCAACACTGACACGCCGGCCGGCTCACCCGCGATCAAGACACGACGTTTCAGCGTTTCGCTGGTGTGGATCGTGCCGATAGTGGCGGTGCTGGTGGGGATTTCGCTGGTGGTTCACAGCGTGCTGCAACAGGGACCGACCATCGTCCTCAATTTCAAGACCGGCAGCGGCTTGGTCGCCAACAAAACTGACGTCAAATATCGCAATGTGGTGATCGGCCAGGTCTCTGACGTGGCCTTGAGTGACGACCAGAAAAGCGTCAACGCCACGATCAAGCTGGCCAAGCAGGCGGAAAGCTTCACCCGAGAAGACTCAAAATTCTGGGTTGTCCGCCCGCGCATCGGCGCCGGTGGCGTGTCCGGCATCGACACCTTGCTGTCCGGCGACTACATCGGTGCCGATATCGGCCAGTCCGACACCCGCGCAAAACAGTTCAAAGGCCTGGAAAACCCGCCGCCCATCACCTATGGCGAACCGGGCAAACGTTTTACCCTGCATACCCAGGGCCTGGGTTCGCTGGATATCGGCTCGCCAGTGTATTACCGCAAAATTCCGGTCGGCCAGGTGGTGGCCTATGAGCTGGATGACGACGGCAAAGGCGTGAATATCGAAGTCTTCGTGCATGCGCCCAATGATGTGTATGTCACCGAAAACACGCGATTCTGGAACGCCAGTGGTATTGACCTGAGCGTCGGCGCCAATGGCTTCGCGCTTAAAACCGAGTCGCTGTCGTCAATGCTGGCTGGAGGCATCGCTTTCCAGGCGCCGCCCTACAGCCCCAACGACAAGCCGGCCGCTGAAGATCACGCCTATGAGCTGTTCGACGACCAGCAAAGCGCCCTCGCCCCGCCCAATGGCAAAGGGCAATATATGGCCTTGCGGTTTGATCAGGCCCTGCGCGGCCTGAAAGTCGGTGCACCGGTGGAGTTCCTCGGCGTCGAGTTCGGCAAAGTGGTGTCGATCAACCTGGATTACGATGCGAAGAAACGCAGCTTTCCGATCAATGTCGGCATCGTGATTTATCCGCAATTGCTCGGGGAAGCCAATACCAAGCTGCTCAAGGCCACCAATCATGACCCCAACGACGAAGCGGGCGGCGTTCGCTTGATCGGCACGTTTATCGAAAACGGCCTGCGTGCCCAGGCTCGCAGCGGCAACCTGCTGACTGGCCAGCTGTACATCGCCCTGGATTTCTTCCCGAAAGCCGAAAAAGTTGCGTTTGACCCGAACCTGCGCCCAATCAACATTCCGACCATTCCCGGCAACCTGGAACAACTGCAGGAAAAACTCGAAGGCATCGTCAACAAGCTCAACCAACTGCCCGTCGAGCGCATTGCGGGTAACCTCGACAGCAGCCTGGTCGAACTGCGCAAAGGGCTCGCCCAGTTCAACGCCAAAACCCTGCCCGGTGTACAGGCCACGCTGGGCGACGTGAGCAAGACGCTGCAATCGGCCAACTCGACCCTGGCCGACGACTCGCCGCAACGCGAACAACTGACCCAGACCCTGGATGAACTGGCGCGCATGTCGCGCTCCTTGCGCGAACTGTCGGACTACCTCGGCCGACATCCGGAGTCGCTGATTCGCGGTCGCCCCGACAACGCCGCGCCCCTGGACCTGCAAGGGCCACCGCGCAAATGA
- a CDS encoding paraquat-inducible protein A has product MNSPPTARELNLCLCHTCGQSCDMRDEPSECERCGAPLHRRKIHSLTRTWAYMLTALAFYIPANLLPVMNTTMLGSGADSTIMSGVLEFWQHGAWDIALIIFIASIAVPGIKFVSLTLLLVTVQRNSLWARKERSKLFRFVELIGYWSMLDVIVVALVAALVKFQALGTIEPRLGILFFGLVVVFTMLAAMSFDPRLIWENPHNEETSDELTQH; this is encoded by the coding sequence ATGAATTCGCCACCGACCGCCCGCGAGCTGAACCTGTGCCTATGCCACACCTGCGGCCAGTCGTGCGACATGCGCGACGAGCCCAGCGAGTGCGAGCGCTGCGGCGCGCCCCTGCACCGGCGCAAGATTCACTCACTGACGCGCACCTGGGCCTATATGCTCACGGCACTCGCGTTTTATATCCCGGCGAATTTGTTACCGGTGATGAACACGACGATGCTCGGCTCGGGGGCGGATAGCACCATCATGAGTGGCGTACTGGAGTTCTGGCAGCACGGCGCCTGGGACATTGCTCTGATCATTTTCATCGCCAGCATTGCAGTGCCGGGGATCAAGTTCGTGTCGTTGACGCTGCTGCTGGTCACCGTGCAGCGCAACAGCCTGTGGGCGCGCAAGGAACGCTCGAAGCTGTTTCGGTTTGTCGAGCTGATCGGCTACTGGTCGATGCTCGATGTGATTGTGGTTGCACTGGTGGCCGCACTGGTGAAGTTCCAGGCGTTGGGCACCATCGAGCCGCGCCTGGGCATCCTGTTCTTTGGCCTGGTGGTAGTCTTCACGATGCTGGCAGCCATGAGTTTTGATCCACGGCTGATCTGGGAAAACCCACACAATGAGGAGACCTCGGATGAGCTCACCCAACACTGA
- a CDS encoding paraquat-inducible protein A, with amino-acid sequence MANHRVICEHCDCVYEKVTLAKHQKALCTRCAGVLQRYNGLSVQQRLALTVTAAVLWTFANFYPVMSISLQGLKNSATLWDSVVALSLGPITFIALVAAISMIIAPVFQLLLLIWVLSFALSGKRSPAFKLCMRWLEALRPWSMLEVCLLGSMVAVFKLAGMLDVIPGTGLFALAALALLLIRIAGRDVRDLWDTV; translated from the coding sequence ATGGCGAATCACCGGGTCATCTGCGAACACTGCGACTGTGTGTATGAAAAGGTCACGCTCGCCAAACATCAAAAAGCCCTGTGCACACGCTGCGCCGGCGTATTGCAGCGCTACAACGGGTTGTCAGTGCAACAGCGACTCGCGCTGACCGTCACGGCGGCAGTATTGTGGACCTTCGCCAACTTTTACCCGGTGATGAGCATCAGCCTGCAAGGCTTGAAAAACAGCGCGACCCTGTGGGATTCGGTGGTTGCATTGAGCCTGGGGCCGATCACCTTTATTGCGTTGGTGGCGGCGATCTCCATGATCATCGCGCCGGTTTTTCAACTGCTGTTGCTGATCTGGGTCTTGAGTTTCGCCTTGTCCGGCAAGCGCTCACCGGCGTTCAAATTGTGCATGCGCTGGCTGGAAGCGCTCAGGCCGTGGAGCATGCTGGAAGTCTGCTTGCTGGGCTCGATGGTGGCCGTGTTCAAACTGGCCGGGATGCTCGACGTGATACCCGGCACCGGCCTGTTTGCCCTTGCCGCCCTGGCCCTGTTGCTGATCCGCATCGCCGGGCGCGATGTGCGCGACTTGTGGGACACCGTATGA
- a CDS encoding MBL fold metallo-hydrolase translates to MNIEKAALIRETFPVGPLQCNCTIIGDPITKKAIVVDPGGNHELILARLDALGLKVVSIIHTHAHLDHFLASGQLKEKTGATLHLHKEDQFLWDNLEMQCQMFRVPYTPVPPPDRWLEDDEELACGCGVALHTPGHTPGSMSFWFADARLLIAGDTLFKRGVGRTDLWGGDQATIVRSIKQRLYTLDEGATVVTGHGPDTRLGDEMRENPFVRA, encoded by the coding sequence ATGAATATCGAAAAAGCCGCACTGATCCGCGAAACCTTCCCCGTTGGCCCGTTGCAGTGCAACTGCACCATTATCGGCGACCCGATCACCAAAAAAGCCATCGTGGTCGACCCGGGCGGTAATCACGAGCTGATCCTGGCACGCCTCGACGCGCTGGGCTTGAAGGTGGTGAGCATCATCCATACCCATGCGCACCTCGATCACTTCCTGGCGTCCGGCCAGTTGAAAGAGAAAACCGGTGCGACCCTGCATTTGCACAAGGAGGACCAATTCCTCTGGGACAACCTGGAAATGCAGTGCCAGATGTTCCGCGTGCCCTACACGCCGGTGCCGCCGCCGGATCGCTGGCTGGAAGATGACGAGGAGTTGGCCTGCGGTTGCGGGGTGGCGCTGCATACGCCGGGTCACACACCGGGCTCGATGAGCTTTTGGTTTGCCGATGCCAGGTTATTGATTGCCGGAGACACCTTGTTCAAGCGCGGCGTGGGGCGTACGGATCTGTGGGGCGGGGACCAGGCGACCATCGTGCGTTCGATCAAGCAGCGTTTGTATACCCTGGATGAGGGCGCAACCGTCGTGACGGGGCATGGGCCGGACACGCGTCTTGGGGATGAAATGCGTGAGAACCCGTTCGTAAGGGCTTAG
- a CDS encoding OmpA family protein, with protein sequence MFTSRRLLVVATAVALLSGCASPNPYDGSQGQANGSSGISNTAKYGGLAALAGGLAGAAIDHNNRGKGALIGAAVAGLGGAGYGYYADQQEKKLRASMANTGVEVQRQGDQIKLIMPGNITFATNSADIAGSFYTPLNNLANSLKQFNQNTIQIVGYTDSTGSRQLNMDLSQRRAQSVANYLTSQGVSPTNLSARGAGPDNPIASNADVNGRAQNRRVEVNLGPIPGQQYGQPGQQQQQQQAPQQNNQFQGNPYQQYQ encoded by the coding sequence ATGTTCACTTCGCGTCGTCTGCTTGTCGTTGCCACGGCTGTTGCCTTGTTGTCCGGCTGTGCGTCTCCTAACCCTTATGATGGAAGCCAAGGACAGGCAAACGGCTCATCGGGCATCAGCAACACGGCCAAGTACGGTGGCCTGGCTGCATTGGCCGGTGGTCTGGCCGGTGCTGCGATCGACCACAATAACCGTGGCAAGGGCGCCCTGATTGGTGCTGCCGTTGCGGGCCTGGGTGGTGCGGGCTATGGCTACTACGCCGACCAGCAGGAAAAGAAACTGCGGGCCAGCATGGCCAATACCGGGGTTGAAGTTCAGCGCCAGGGCGACCAGATCAAGCTGATCATGCCGGGTAACATCACCTTTGCTACCAACTCGGCGGATATTGCCGGCAGTTTCTACACGCCGCTGAACAACCTGGCCAACTCGCTCAAGCAGTTCAACCAGAACACTATCCAGATCGTCGGCTACACCGACAGCACCGGCAGCCGCCAGTTGAACATGGACCTGTCCCAGCGTCGTGCGCAAAGCGTGGCCAACTACCTGACCTCCCAAGGTGTCAGCCCGACCAACCTGAGTGCACGCGGTGCCGGCCCGGATAACCCGATTGCCAGCAACGCCGATGTGAATGGCCGTGCCCAGAACCGTCGCGTAGAGGTCAACCTCGGCCCGATTCCGGGTCAGCAATACGGTCAGCCTGGGCAACAGCAGCAACAGCAACAGGCGCCACAGCAGAACAACCAGTTCCAGGGCAACCCATACCAGCAGT